The Brachyspira aalborgi genome has a segment encoding these proteins:
- a CDS encoding peptide ABC transporter substrate-binding protein, with product MKRIIIISLTVFCLAFIISCGNKSSNNKVITINAGPQPKTIDPSLNTALDGCYYVIHAFEGLTTKDKNGNIVGGVAESWEEFDDGARYIFHLRTNAKWSDGKPVLAEDFVYTWRRVVDPLVGSQYSFQHEPVKNAKDITAGKLPVESLGIKAIDDYTLEVILEAPTAYFLDLVAFPTFYPVRRDIIEEFGDAWSLNAKTYIGNGPFITSEINQDESIIMIKNTNYWNADSVVAEKLRFILMQNETSSVAGIKDGSIDFARIVPTQDIPTLKEEGLLQIKPMLASYFYCFNVTNEILKDIRVRKALALAIDRNYIVEQVMKGGETPANAFVPFGIRDADIKESFRENGGGFFDISPKNYQNNIEEAKRLMAEAGYPNGKNFPVFEFKADPGFHISIFEAVQQMWKENLGIDTKIIQEEWAVFLQTRYDKNITMARGGWFADFNDPINFLSLYTSHSPNNYSSYSNAQYDAYIQTALTTGNQKVRMDAMHKAEELLVNSFAIVPIYFYTEPLLVSPKLKDVYYDALAMHKFVYAYKE from the coding sequence ATGAAAAGAATAATTATAATTTCATTAACAGTTTTTTGTTTAGCTTTTATTATTTCATGCGGAAATAAATCTTCAAATAATAAGGTTATAACTATCAACGCGGGACCTCAGCCGAAAACTATAGACCCGAGTTTGAATACCGCTTTGGACGGATGCTATTATGTTATACATGCGTTTGAAGGTTTGACTACAAAAGATAAAAACGGGAATATAGTCGGCGGAGTCGCTGAAAGTTGGGAAGAGTTTGACGATGGCGCAAGATATATATTCCATTTAAGAACAAATGCAAAATGGAGCGATGGCAAACCAGTTTTAGCGGAAGATTTCGTTTATACTTGGAGAAGAGTCGTAGACCCTTTGGTTGGAAGTCAATATAGTTTTCAGCATGAACCCGTGAAAAATGCAAAAGATATTACGGCTGGAAAATTGCCCGTTGAAAGTTTAGGAATAAAGGCTATAGACGATTATACTTTAGAAGTTATTTTAGAAGCTCCTACCGCTTACTTTTTGGATTTGGTAGCGTTCCCTACTTTTTATCCCGTTAGAAGAGATATTATAGAAGAGTTTGGAGACGCTTGGAGTTTAAATGCAAAAACTTATATAGGAAACGGACCTTTTATAACCTCCGAAATAAATCAAGATGAAAGTATTATAATGATTAAAAATACAAATTATTGGAATGCCGATTCTGTAGTAGCCGAAAAGTTAAGATTTATTTTAATGCAAAATGAAACATCTTCGGTTGCAGGAATTAAAGACGGTTCTATAGATTTTGCAAGAATAGTTCCAACGCAAGATATACCGACATTAAAAGAAGAAGGATTATTGCAAATAAAACCTATGCTTGCATCTTATTTTTATTGTTTTAATGTAACAAACGAAATATTAAAAGATATTAGAGTTCGTAAAGCGCTTGCTTTGGCTATAGATAGAAATTATATAGTCGAGCAAGTTATGAAAGGAGGCGAAACTCCCGCTAACGCTTTTGTTCCTTTTGGAATAAGAGATGCGGATATTAAAGAAAGTTTTAGAGAAAATGGAGGCGGATTTTTCGACATAAGCCCTAAAAATTATCAAAATAATATTGAAGAAGCTAAAAGATTAATGGCGGAAGCGGGATATCCAAACGGTAAAAATTTTCCTGTTTTTGAGTTTAAAGCGGACCCTGGATTTCATATATCTATATTTGAAGCCGTTCAGCAAATGTGGAAAGAAAATTTAGGAATAGACACAAAAATAATTCAAGAAGAATGGGCGGTATTTTTGCAAACGAGATACGATAAAAATATTACAATGGCAAGAGGCGGATGGTTTGCGGACTTTAACGACCCAATAAATTTCTTGTCTTTATATACGAGCCATTCTCCAAATAATTATAGTTCTTATAGCAACGCTCAATATGACGCTTATATTCAAACGGCATTGACTACGGGAAATCAAAAAGTTAGAATGGATGCAATGCATAAGGCTGAAGAATTGCTTGTAAACAGTTTCGCTATAGTTCCGATTTATTTTTATACAGAGCCGTTATTAGTTTCGCCTAAATTGAAAGATGTTTATTATGACGCTTTGGCTATGCATAAATTTGTTTACGCTTATAAAGAATAG
- a CDS encoding galactokinase, with translation MYKISELKELLKNKKMSEKFSGIYGGDKNSIEEAYSRLSSVLDEFQKIDKSENIFIFSASGRTELSGNHTDHNNGCVLTASINLDKLAVVSKREDNKIIVYTNGYDTPDLIDINNLEIDKKEFGNSNALIRGVCSGLKNSGYKIGGFTAYLNNRVLIGSGLSSSASFESLIGEILNSLYNENKIEKTEIALIGQYAENIYFGKPCGLMDQMGCSLGGIISIDFKNPKIPIIEKVEYDFEKSGYALMIVDAKGDHSSLTGEYSAIREEMNAVAKYFSKEVCRDITKEELISNASKIREKIGDRALMRAYHFITENERVINQINALKNNNIKEYINLMNDSGLSSFMYLQNCYSTTSSKNMGVALALMLTKDFLKGDGACRVHGGGFAGTIQALIPLDKVEEYTNYMNSVFGDKSAKKIKIRQIPVCEI, from the coding sequence ATGTATAAAATATCCGAATTAAAAGAATTATTAAAAAATAAAAAAATGTCCGAAAAGTTTAGCGGAATTTACGGCGGAGATAAAAATTCTATAGAAGAAGCTTATTCAAGATTATCTTCGGTTTTAGATGAATTTCAAAAAATTGACAAATCGGAAAATATTTTTATATTCAGCGCTTCGGGAAGAACGGAATTATCGGGAAATCATACCGACCATAATAACGGTTGCGTTTTAACGGCTTCAATTAATTTGGATAAATTAGCCGTAGTTTCAAAAAGAGAAGATAATAAAATAATCGTTTATACGAACGGCTATGATACTCCCGATTTAATAGATATAAATAATTTGGAAATTGATAAAAAAGAATTTGGAAATTCAAACGCTTTAATAAGAGGAGTTTGTTCTGGATTAAAAAATTCGGGTTATAAAATCGGAGGATTTACCGCCTATTTAAATAATAGAGTTCTTATAGGAAGCGGACTTAGCAGTTCTGCAAGTTTTGAATCTTTAATCGGCGAAATTTTAAATTCTCTTTATAACGAAAATAAAATAGAAAAAACTGAAATAGCTTTAATTGGACAATATGCGGAAAATATTTATTTCGGAAAACCATGCGGATTAATGGACCAAATGGGATGTTCGCTTGGAGGAATAATTTCAATAGATTTTAAAAATCCTAAAATTCCTATAATAGAAAAAGTGGAATACGATTTTGAAAAATCGGGTTATGCGCTTATGATAGTTGACGCTAAAGGAGACCATAGTTCGCTTACGGGAGAATATTCCGCTATAAGAGAAGAAATGAACGCCGTTGCAAAATATTTTTCAAAAGAAGTTTGCCGAGATATAACAAAAGAAGAATTAATTTCAAACGCTTCAAAAATAAGAGAGAAAATTGGAGACAGAGCTTTAATGCGAGCTTATCATTTTATAACGGAAAACGAAAGAGTTATAAATCAAATCAACGCTTTGAAAAATAATAATATTAAAGAATATATAAATCTTATGAACGATTCTGGACTTTCAAGTTTTATGTATTTGCAAAATTGCTATTCTACTACAAGCTCAAAAAATATGGGAGTCGCTTTGGCTTTAATGCTTACAAAAGATTTTTTGAAAGGAGATGGCGCTTGCAGAGTTCATGGCGGAGGTTTTGCTGGGACTATTCAAGCATTAATACCTTTAGATAAAGTTGAAGAATATACTAATTATATGAATTCGGTATTTGGAGATAAAAGCGCAAAGAAAATAAAAATTAGACAGATTCCAGTTTGCGAAATATAA
- a CDS encoding DUF342 domain-containing protein, which translates to MATENNGLLSMDPNNYEYSFDNTINIREIYYKIVDSEPNNQHLYEEISKNYVTIGEQILKSISKRAGIKVGKNVKFDKMTGVYRSAVYGYVVYDGMNSVSVIPVINVSEKWRGIMVLPPQKNVKKQLGLDDINSMISELPIQLMVNYDRITELVEENLKFNEGVCCVFVEGKKPIDGNVQKVILDYDMSIETGKKSEDGSIDFKERSFIHNIEAGVQIAHFIPEKPAIDGLDIYDEVMEANYDDDPCYKIGNNLKVEADGINIKSAIKGILVNNNNTISVSNVIEIEKVDLSTGNIEVDGSVIIKENVTPGFSIKTEGDIKVNGNIEDAKINCGGNLIVSGGIIGGPDSDIHINGKVYASFIRNANLISNGDVIANQIVNSDISCNNRVIVLEGKGVIIGGNIKALNGIWAKSIGAISESKTTIIVGRDAEADALFKNIVTTIKTNREEINKYKTLLGAEYFKDPKAFIQRIPENKREAIKNILKKVTNLVKETAELEEKRKQMSEEFEKLSNSSVSSMEGFFPGVTVYISNIRKYVTKKTSGTEYFYSKELRDISEKAPKTLPPEEYAVIDIKADR; encoded by the coding sequence ATGGCTACAGAGAATAACGGTTTGCTTTCAATGGACCCAAATAATTACGAATACTCTTTCGACAATACGATTAATATAAGAGAAATATACTATAAAATAGTGGACTCTGAGCCTAATAATCAGCATTTATACGAAGAGATTTCAAAAAATTATGTGACTATAGGCGAGCAGATTTTAAAATCAATAAGCAAGAGAGCGGGAATTAAAGTCGGTAAAAATGTTAAATTCGATAAAATGACGGGCGTATACAGAAGCGCGGTTTACGGTTATGTCGTTTATGACGGAATGAATTCGGTTTCGGTTATTCCCGTTATAAATGTTTCAGAAAAATGGCGCGGAATAATGGTTTTGCCTCCTCAAAAAAATGTAAAAAAACAATTAGGACTCGATGATATTAATAGTATGATTTCAGAACTTCCAATTCAATTAATGGTTAATTACGATAGGATAACGGAACTTGTCGAAGAAAATTTAAAATTCAACGAAGGAGTTTGCTGCGTATTTGTCGAAGGAAAAAAACCAATCGATGGAAATGTGCAAAAAGTTATACTTGATTACGATATGTCGATAGAAACGGGAAAAAAATCCGAAGACGGAAGCATAGATTTTAAAGAAAGAAGTTTTATTCATAATATAGAAGCGGGAGTTCAAATCGCTCATTTTATTCCAGAAAAACCAGCCATTGACGGACTTGATATATATGACGAAGTTATGGAAGCTAATTATGACGATGACCCATGCTACAAAATAGGAAATAATCTTAAAGTTGAAGCTGACGGAATAAATATAAAAAGCGCGATAAAAGGAATATTGGTAAATAATAATAATACTATATCCGTAAGCAATGTTATTGAAATTGAAAAAGTCGATTTGTCTACGGGAAATATAGAAGTTGACGGTTCGGTTATAATAAAAGAAAATGTGACGCCTGGATTTAGCATTAAAACCGAAGGCGATATAAAAGTAAACGGAAATATTGAGGACGCTAAAATAAACTGCGGAGGTAATTTAATTGTGTCGGGCGGAATAATAGGCGGACCAGATAGCGATATACATATAAACGGAAAAGTTTACGCATCTTTTATAAGAAACGCTAATTTAATTTCAAACGGCGATGTTATAGCCAATCAAATAGTTAACTCAGACATATCATGCAATAATAGAGTAATAGTTTTGGAAGGAAAGGGCGTTATAATTGGAGGAAATATTAAAGCCTTAAACGGAATTTGGGCAAAAAGTATAGGAGCTATAAGCGAATCAAAAACTACAATAATAGTAGGGCGAGATGCAGAAGCTGACGCATTATTTAAAAATATAGTGACGACTATAAAAACAAATAGAGAAGAGATAAACAAATATAAAACTTTATTAGGAGCGGAATATTTTAAAGACCCTAAAGCTTTTATACAAAGAATACCAGAAAATAAAAGAGAAGCTATAAAAAATATATTGAAAAAAGTTACTAATCTTGTAAAAGAAACTGCAGAATTGGAAGAAAAAAGAAAACAAATGAGCGAAGAATTTGAAAAATTATCAAATAGTAGCGTTTCTTCAATGGAAGGATTTTTTCCAGGCGTTACGGTTTATATATCGAATATAAGAAAATATGTTACTAAAAAAACATCAGGCACAGAATATTTTTATTCAAAAGAATTAAGAGATATTTCAGAGAAAGCACCGAAAACTTTGCCTCCCGAAGAATATGCGGTTATCGATATTAAAGCGGATAGATAA
- a CDS encoding DUF1858 domain-containing protein — MINRTMSIGEIIQIFPDSVEIMMSHGLHCVGCHVASWESLEEGCRGHGMSDDKIEHLVNEINEKCGK, encoded by the coding sequence ATGATAAATAGAACTATGAGCATAGGCGAGATAATTCAAATATTTCCAGATTCGGTTGAAATAATGATGAGTCATGGGCTTCATTGCGTTGGCTGTCATGTGGCAAGTTGGGAAAGTTTGGAAGAAGGTTGTCGCGGACATGGAATGAGCGATGATAAAATCGAGCATTTAGTTAATGAAATCAATGAAAAATGCGGTAAATAA
- the flgN gene encoding flagellar export chaperone FlgN, with protein MFDLYEELTKIEILLSKEIEVYKILLEDEEKKVNSIINTRLQDIHLYCEHQNDKMNEANELRKMRENIIDIIILNRFPHLSETATLSDIIRKIPLNKTSKISAMRLELVTLIARLRHLNKLSPKLFDETFSFFKDMKEVLYSSKKVGYNNKGKEYVFNRKLSALINKQV; from the coding sequence ATGTTTGATTTATACGAAGAACTTACTAAAATTGAAATACTTCTTTCAAAAGAAATAGAAGTTTACAAAATTTTATTGGAAGACGAAGAAAAAAAAGTAAATTCTATTATTAATACCCGATTGCAGGATATACATCTATATTGCGAACATCAAAACGATAAGATGAACGAAGCGAACGAATTAAGAAAAATGAGAGAAAATATTATAGATATAATAATTTTAAATAGATTTCCTCATTTATCTGAAACGGCGACTTTATCGGATATTATAAGAAAAATTCCTTTAAATAAAACTTCTAAAATATCCGCTATGCGTTTGGAATTAGTGACTTTAATAGCAAGATTGAGGCATTTAAATAAATTATCTCCAAAATTATTTGACGAAACTTTTAGCTTTTTCAAAGATATGAAAGAAGTTTTATATAGCAGTAAAAAAGTCGGTTATAATAATAAAGGCAAAGAATATGTTTTTAACAGAAAATTATCCGCTTTAATAAATAAGCAAGTGTAA
- a CDS encoding amino acid ABC transporter ATP-binding protein yields MLSEINLKVVDLKKNYKNISALNGVSFDVHKGDILSIIGPSGAGKSSLLRNIIQIESPDYGEVYIDGEILFSKTKEDKKNNLSHADMMKRKEKMGMIFQHFNLFPHKTALENIIEAPIIAKKINREEAIEEALKLLDRVGLKDKSESYPNELSGGQKQRVAIARALAMKPEILLCDEPTSALDPELIGEVLSVLKELAEEKMTMIVVSHEISFVRELSTNIAFMDYGKIIAMDNSEDFFNNQKNERIIDFLNKIFHK; encoded by the coding sequence ATGTTATCAGAAATTAATTTAAAAGTAGTAGACTTAAAAAAGAATTATAAAAATATTTCCGCATTAAACGGCGTTTCTTTTGATGTTCATAAAGGCGATATACTTTCTATTATTGGACCTTCTGGCGCTGGCAAAAGTTCTCTACTTAGAAATATTATACAAATTGAAAGTCCCGATTACGGCGAAGTTTATATAGACGGAGAGATATTATTTTCAAAAACTAAAGAAGATAAAAAAAATAATTTATCGCATGCCGATATGATGAAACGAAAAGAAAAAATGGGAATGATATTTCAGCATTTTAATTTATTTCCGCATAAAACGGCGCTTGAAAATATTATAGAAGCTCCGATTATAGCAAAAAAAATTAATAGAGAAGAAGCGATTGAAGAAGCTTTAAAACTTTTAGATAGAGTCGGACTTAAAGATAAAAGCGAAAGTTATCCTAATGAATTGTCGGGAGGACAAAAACAGAGAGTAGCCATTGCGAGAGCGCTTGCTATGAAACCCGAAATACTTTTATGCGATGAGCCAACTTCCGCTTTGGACCCTGAACTTATAGGCGAAGTTTTATCCGTTTTGAAAGAACTTGCCGAAGAAAAAATGACTATGATAGTAGTAAGCCATGAAATTAGTTTTGTTAGGGAGCTTTCTACAAATATAGCTTTTATGGATTATGGTAAAATTATTGCAATGGATAATTCGGAAGATTTTTTTAATAATCAGAAAAATGAAAGAATAATTGATTTTCTTAATAAGATTTTTCATAAATAA
- a CDS encoding amino acid ABC transporter permease produces the protein MEYIISTTIYLLKGTYMTLSLYFVTALFSMPLSMLFAALQFSAPKFIRYIFDIYAWIFRGTPLILQLIFFYYGIPLMTNNFIAFPAFTSAAITFILNYSAYLMEIFRAGIESIEKGQYEAAYVLNLNHRQIMTRIILPQAVRRVLPPLSNEAINLVKDTALVIVLGIGDLMLHAREILTRDFKLLPFVIAGIIYLIFTSVLVLIFRRLERKYVIRN, from the coding sequence ATGGAATATATAATATCCACGACTATTTATTTGCTTAAAGGAACTTATATGACTTTAAGCCTTTATTTTGTAACGGCTTTATTTTCAATGCCTTTATCTATGCTTTTTGCCGCTTTGCAATTTAGCGCTCCAAAATTTATAAGATATATTTTTGATATATACGCTTGGATATTTAGAGGAACTCCTTTAATATTGCAATTAATATTTTTTTATTATGGAATTCCTTTAATGACAAATAATTTTATAGCTTTTCCAGCTTTTACTTCGGCAGCTATAACTTTTATTTTAAATTATTCCGCTTATCTTATGGAAATATTCAGAGCGGGAATTGAAAGTATAGAAAAAGGACAATATGAAGCGGCTTATGTTCTTAATTTAAATCATAGACAGATTATGACGAGAATAATTTTGCCTCAAGCGGTTAGAAGAGTTTTGCCTCCTTTGTCAAACGAAGCTATAAATTTAGTTAAAGATACGGCGCTTGTTATAGTTTTAGGAATTGGCGATTTAATGCTTCATGCAAGAGAGATATTAACGAGAGATTTTAAATTATTGCCTTTCGTTATAGCGGGAATAATATATTTAATATTCACTTCGGTTTTAGTTCTTATATTCAGACGATTGGAGAGAAAATATGTTATCAGAAATTAA